In Drosophila gunungcola strain Sukarami unplaced genomic scaffold, Dgunungcola_SK_2 000071F, whole genome shotgun sequence, a single window of DNA contains:
- the LOC128264486 gene encoding uncharacterized protein LOC128264486 — MDEFKEECHTKIRLTIKITCVKVLFCCDYSLQHLCCEEWRPETRERRSIFANPKNSKSNSANADATDSESESDSDSEFKSTPAEETEALGRGRRRRSGSRFSAIFASGSTFSSVLRPTRSDQQNKDRIKTEEQGNERQKTAYRRQNTEDGKN, encoded by the exons ATGGACGAGTTTAAAGAGGAATGTCATACCAAAAT ACGTTTGACCATAAAAATCACATGTGTAaaggttttgttttgctgtgaTTACAGCTTGCAGCATCTCTGCTGCGAAGAATGGAGACCAGAGACCAGAGAGCGGAGAAGCATCTTCGCCAATCCCAAAAACAGCAAGAGTAACAGCGCCAACGCAGACGCCACCGattccgaatccgaatccgattccgattccgaatTCAAGTCGACGCCGGCAGAGGAAACCGAGGCACTTGGCAGAGGCAGACGTCGGCGATCTGGCAGTCGCTTCTCAGCAATCTTCGCCTCTGGTTCGACATTCAGTTCAGTTCTCAGACCCACACGATCAGATCAGCAAAATAAAGACCGAATAAAGACCGAGGAACAGGGGAACGAAAGACAGAAGACAGCATACAGAAGACAGAATACAGAAGACggaaaaaactga
- the LOC128264457 gene encoding mucin-5AC: MHKNHSVISQDPKMASLTLHLIVIALLASTALSTATRQRGRVAGSQGEGVVVGGRGTGGVASTTSTEAPTLRAPRQRRPPTTQSIDMTMTVSPGHRSRGRSTTPLPPVTITTTRTTTRTTTTSTSTARLLQRRRSSTSSTTTTTSTTAGTPLAGRASRDRGSVRGPRQPRDTPVMGGDSIRRSWQPAPPTATPYYAHTPTSSPTSSYSYSSSDAAANASASAISSYSSTSSRGALKTPRMIQRLVAGHIHNSQGHSTYEVSAVSANSSTTSYGPSKPDRSTSSTTTTTTTTTTTRQPPARGKASSSYRLAKPSTRPRLTSTVATTRFSHPPSSSRTTTPLPLPLPLPLPSNTPNPYREVDDDEALLNEPDDFDNWDNGILRLSAGSGKEAEAPAKKPPKEDAKKTLADQVRDGKYGLIEKELFRRVPKRPGVLSYARNSEVPLDNERNYGGLNEEDIWLAEDHLLVIKGGALNEEAEDNQQGPWPAIDDYDAPGRQIKLPPNPAVPPPFPVQLEPHGPLQLIRDNQLEILRPAAGNATLSAKAGHYQSHAGTAAENLASHPAARSGAPAASAPASAEAPQAPAYVYPAPYAPWLLYPNDTVASKGLLRSPPLLGPWLINGLNGNGSLAADSPLPGNVSDFDEDDPSLYYPPAYTFVYKSNYSNPVPPGPLVPGIVLPPPPDHFSRLEVTSSSTRRPPSTSSTTTTSSSTTSSSSTTTSTSTTSTTSRPPVHLPPIRTSYKPKYNAITYLPPPPRQNSPKYVERVPVPVAVPIPIYPVNYTPRPPQPPQAPQLVFVPSSTEGSRQEQSPLDLDPPLSKSNPIYYEYFEAKRQPGSIKSNVIDDFLATKPPKRHHHHHHTGHSHHQREHLQHYKASPSPANEVAPEVVNITPKPRTAQLQLHAEYEASLGQLLRSNLVSPPGASNAGRFQPPDFDKQPFLPMVNYSADEQDQNAFKAIVYQPPNQRQRHLRVGKQHQQLQLEPNLEASPQDSYLPGRQYRVGKHQQHQQQQQQLSHQQLYDPHAQIYSTPVPQFVEDPQQLRPPAPVQSNPLQFWQRPLPQFKRVRPSSKQGHPHSHPLPLPHPHYPPYYVPGYPSAPSGGEPLYRLVPVAQHKHWRNKQPVQVQSQPIQVQPQSQPQQNQGYPDRSVNIGHSLAGDILVNYNTNNQFNPQAELVPQAQLAAPPPPPPPLSYQAQSGQPLWSERERERERERDRDRERSGRQSREQQQ; encoded by the exons ATGGCATCGTTAACCTTGCACTTGATAGTGATAGCTCTGCTCGCGTCGACTGCGCTGTCGACGGCGACGCGGCAGCGCGGCAGGGTCGCCGGCTCCCAGGGGGAGGGCGTGGTGGTGGGCGGCCGGGGcacggggggcgtggcatccACGACCAGCACAGAGGCGCCAACGTTGCGGGCGCCACGTCAGCGTCGTCCGCCCACGACGCAATCGATTGATATGACGATGACCGTGAGTCCGGGTCATCGCAGTCGCGGTCGCAGCACAACGCCTCTGCCGCCGGtcacaataacaacaacaagaacaacaacaagaacaacaacaacatcaacatcaacagctAGACTGCTGCAGCGACGACGCAGCAGCACTTCcagtacaacaacaacaacaagcacaACAGCTGGAACACCTTTGGCTGGAAGAGCTTCCAGGGATCGTGGAAGTGTGAGGGGGCCACGACAACCAAGGGATACACCGGTCATGGGTGGCGATAGTATACGACGCAGCTGGCAGCCCGCCCCACCCACCGCCACCCCCTACTACGCCCACACGCCCACTTCCAGTCCCACTTCCAGTTACAGTTACAGTTCCAGCGACGCCGCGGCTaatgccagtgccagtgcgaTTTCCAGTTACAGCTCCACTTCCAGTCGTGGCGCCCTGAAAAC GCCGCGCATGATCCAGCGACTGGTGGCCGGTCACATCCACAATTCGCAGGGCCACTCCACCTACGAGGTGTCGGCGGTGAGCGCCAACAGCTCCACCACCAGCTATGGTCCTTCGAAGCCGGATAGGAGTACCTCCTCGACCACAACCACGACGACAACCACGACGACCACGCGGCAACCACCTGCGAGGGGCAAGGCTAGCAGCAGTTACAGACTGGCCAAGCCATCGACCAGGCCCAGATTGACCAGCACAGTGGCCACCACAAGGTTCAGCCATCCGCCGAGCAGCTCGAGAACTACCAcaccactgccactgccactgccactgccactgccatcCAATACACCCAATCCCTACAGAGAGGTGGACGACGATGAGGCTTTGCTGAACGAACCGGACGACTTCGACAACTGGGACAACGGCATCCTGCGGCTAAGTGCTGGCTCTGGCAAGGAAGCCGAGGCTCCAGCCAAGAAACCGCCCAAGGAGGACGCGAAGAAGACGCTGGCCGACCAGGTGCGGGACGGCAAGTACGGCCTGATCGAGAAGGAGCTCTTTCGCCGCGTGCCCAAGCGACCGGGAGTGCTGAGCTACGCCCGCAATTCGGAGGTGCCGCTGGACAACGAACGCAACTACGGCGGTCTGAACGAGGAGGACATCTGGCTGGCCGAGGATCACCTGCTGGTGATCAAGGGCGGCGCTTTGAACGAGGAGGCCGAGGACAACCAGCAGGGCCCGTGGCCGGCCATCGATGACTACGATGCGCCCGGGAGACAGATCAAGCTGCCGCCGAATCCCGCCGTGCCGCCTCCCTTTCCCGTGCAGCTCGAGCCTCACGGGCCGCTGCAGCTTATCCGAGATAATCAACTCGAGATCCTCCGTCCGGCGGCTGGCAATGCAACGCTATCCGCTAAGGCCGGCCACTACCAGAGCCACGCAGGCACCGCCGCTGAAAATCTCGCATCGCATCCTGCTGCCCGGTCGGGAGCGCCTGCAGCATCTGCGCCAGCTTCCGCTGAGGCCCCTCAAGCCCCGGCCTACGTCTATCCGGCGCCCTATGCCCCCTGGCTGCTCTACCCCAACGACACGGTGGCGTCCAAGGGCCTGCTGAGGAGTCCTCCGCTCCTGGGTCCCTGGCTGATCAATGGCCTTAATGGCAATGGCTCCCTGGCGGCGGACTCACCGCTGCCGGGCAATGTCAGTGACTTCGACGAGGACGATCCCTCACTGTACTATCCGCCGGCCTATACGTTTGTCTACAAGAGCAACTACTCGAATCCAGTGCCACCTGGACCGCTGGTGCCGGGCATAGTCCTGCCCCCGCCGCCCGATCACTTCAGTCGACTGGAGGTGACCAGCTCCTCCACCAGAAGACCacccagcaccagcagcaccaccaccacgagCAGTTCGAcgaccagcagcagcagcaccaccaccagtaCTAGCACCACGAGTACCACCAGCCGACCGCCAGTGCACCTGCCGCCCATCAGGACCTCCTACAAGCCCAAGTACAATGCCATCACCTATCTGCCGCCGCCACCCAGACAGAACTCCCCCAAGTACGTGGAGCGTGTGCCCGTTCCGGTGGCCGTGCCCATACCCATCTACCCCGTCAACTACACGCCGCGACCGCCGCAACCGCCGCAAGCGCCGCAACTGGTCTTCGTGCCCAGCTCCACGGAGGGCAGCCGGCAGGAGCAGTCGCCGCTGGACCTGGATCCGCCGCTCTCCAAGTCCAACCCCATCTACTACGAGTACTTCGAGGCCAAGCGGCAGCCCGGCTCGATCAAGTCCAATGTCATCGACGACTTCCTGGCCACCAAGCCGCCCAAGAggcaccatcaccatcaccacaCTGGCCACAGCCACCATCAGCGGGAGCATCTGCAGCACTACAAGGCGTCGCCGAGTCCGGCCAACGAGGTGGCCCCCGAGGTGGTCAACATCACGCCCAAGCCCCGCACCGCCCAGCTGCAGCTCCACGCGGAGTACGAGGCCTCCTTGGGACAGCTGCTCAGGAGCAACCTCGTCTCGCCCCCGGGCGCCTCCAATGCGGGAAGATTCCAG CCGCCCGACTTTGACAAGCAGCCTTTCCTGCCCATGGTGAACTACAGTGCGGATGAGCAGGACCAGAACGCGTTCAAGGCGATTGTCTACCAGCCCCCCAATCAGCGCCAACGTCATCTGCGCGTGGGcaagcagcatcagcagctgcagctggagcCCAATTTGGAAGCCTCGCCACAGGATTCCTATCTGCCTGGACGTCAATACCGGGTGGGAAagcaccagcaacaccagcagcagcagcagcagctcagcCACCAGCAGCTCTACGATCCCCATGCCCAGATCTACAGCACACCAGTGCCGCAGTTTGTGGAGGATCCGCAGCAATTGCGACCCCCGGCTCCGGTGCAATCCAATCCCCTGCAGTTCTGGCAACGACCTCTGCCACAATTCAAGCGAGTGCGACCCAGCAGCAAGCAGGGTCATCCGCATTCGCATCCGCTTCCGCTTCCGCATCCGCACTATCCGCCGTACTATGTGCCGGGATATCCGAGTGCTCCGTCGGGAGGCGAGCCGCTCTATCGACTGGTGCCGGTGGCCCAGCACAAGCACTGGCGCAACAAGCAGCCGGTGCAGGTGCAATCGCAGCCCATTCAGGTGCAGCCCCAGTCGCAGCCGCAGCAAAACCAGGGCTATCCCGACCGGAGCGTGAACATTGGCCACAGCCTCGCGGGCGACATCCTCGTCAACTACAACACGAACAATCAGTTCAATCCGCAGGCGGAACTGGTGCCACAGGCCCAGTTGGCggcacctcctcctccgccgccgccgctctCCTACCAGGCCCAAAGTGGACAGCCCTTGTGGTCAGAaagggaacgggaacgggaacgcGAACGAGATCGTGACAGGGAGAGATCGGGGAGGCAGTCAAGGGAACAGCAGCAATAA
- the LOC128264465 gene encoding regulator of G-protein signaling 7 — MVTMNSEADKTQATNASSQAAPAKTDCSSSNSSDPLAVAISEEAQSSGNGNGTAIATIPSPLPNGSNNGGFLDTEGSTALAKESPSAAAAAAAPAPKEVTVTVTATATTASTPATTASTSSSAASTSTSTSTTSGGKTVAATTATTATTSSSSSATSSSTAAAAAAGGKQSGGGGGGGLLTVSGNHHHHHHSTHPQQQSSAGQQSASQPPTPPTSSALAVPSASSHHQRGGKNEDAPNILVYKKMEAIIEKMQAESTGVAVRTVKAFMSKVPSVFTGADLVAWILKNFDVEDVTEALHFAHLLSSHGYIFPIDDHALTVKNDGTFYRFQTPYFWPSNCWEPENTDYAVYLCKRTMQNKTRLELADYEAENLAKLQKMFSRKWEFIFMQAESQSKVAKKRDKLERKVLDSQERAFWDVHRPMPGCVNTTEIDIKKAYRRGGSSHGTGSAGASLAKNPVEQLTRIIALRKQKLERRTIKVSKAAEALVAYYDQYNEFDYFITSPELPNPWQTDSTEMWDTEKNSKEVPVRRVKRWAFSLRELLNDAIGREQFTKFLEKEYSGENLKFWESVQEMKALPQSEIKEAIQKIWQEFLAPDAPCPVNVDSKSVELAREAVNSPTGPNRWCFDVAASHVYHLMKSDSYSRYLRSDMYKDYLNCSRKKIKSIPNLFGVKR; from the exons ATGGTAACAATGAATTCGGAGGCGGACAAAACACAAGCCACCAATGCCAGCAGCCAAGCGGCGCCGGCGAAGACggactgcagcagcagcaacagcagcgatCCGCTGGCGGTGGCCATTTCGGAGGAGGCGCAATCCAGTGGAAATGGTAATGGTACCGCCATCGCCACCATCCCTTCGCCACTGCCCAATGGCAGTAATAATGGCGGTTTCCTGGACACCGAAGGATCAACGGCCCTGGCCAAGGAATctccatcagcagcagcagcagcagcagcaccagcacccaAGGAAGTGACAGTAACAGtaacggcaacagcaacaacggctTCCACGCCAGCAACCACCGCATCCACATCCTCATCCgccgcatccacatccacatccacctcGACCACTTCGGGGGGTAAAACCGTTGCtgccaccaccgccaccaccgccaccacctcctcctcctcctcggccaCCTCTTCATcgacggcggcagcggcggcggcgggtgGCAAGCagagcggcggcggcggcggcggcggtctGTTAACCGTCAGCGGgaaccaccatcaccaccaccacagcACCCACCCACAACAGCAGTCGTCGGCGGGTCAGCAGTCGGCCTCCCAGCCGCCCACGCCGCCCACTTCATCGGCACTAGCGGTTCCCTCGGCATCATCGCACCATCAGCGCGGCGGCAAGAACGAAGATGCACCCAACATATTAGTGTACAAAAAg ATGGAGGCCATAATCGAGAAGATGCAGGCGGAGTCGACGGGCGTGGCCGTGCGCACGGTGAAGGCGTTCATGAGCAAGGTGCCGTCGGTGTTCACCGGAGCGGACCTGGTGGCCTGGATCCTCAAGAACTTCGACGTGGAGGACGTGACGGAGGCGCTGCACTTCGCCCACCTGCTCAGCTCGCACGGCTACATTTTCCCCATCGATGATCATGCGCTGACTGTCAAAAACGACGGCACCTTCTACAG ATTCCAGACGCCCTACTTTTGGCCCTCGAACTGCTGGGAGCCCGAGAATACGGACTATGCCGTCTACCTCTGCAAGCGCACCATGCAGAACAAAACGCGACTCGAGTTGGCCGACTACGAGGCCGAGAATCTGGCCAAGCTGCAGAAGATGTTCTCCAGGAAATGGGAGTTTATATTTATGCAG gCCGAATCGCAGAGCAAGGTGGCCAAGAAGCGGGACAAGCTGGAGCGGAAGGTGCTGGACTCGCAGGAGCGGGCCTTCTGGGATGTCCATCGGCCGATGCCCGGCTGCGTCAACACCACCGAAATTGATATAAAGAAGGCTTATAGGCGGGGTGGCTCCAGTCATGGAACCGGATCCGCCGGCGCCTCCTTGGCCAAGAATCCCGTCGAGCAGTTGACCCGGATCATCGCCCTGCGCAAACAGAAGCTCGAGCGGCGGACAATCAAAGTGTCAAAGGCGGCCGAGGC TTTGGTCGCCTACTACGATCAGTACAATGAGTTCGATTACTTTATAACCTCACCGGAGCTGCCGAATCCTTGGCAAACGGACAGCACCGAGATGTGGGATACTGAGAAGAATAG CAAAGAAGTTCCTGTGCGGCGCGTGAAGCGCTGGGCATTCAGTTTGCGCGAGTTGCTCAACGATGCCATCGGACGCGAGCAGTTCACCAAGTTTTTGGAGAAGGAGTACAGTGGCGAGAACCTCAA ATTCTGGGAATCGGTGCAGGAGATGAAGGCGCTGCCGCAGTCGGAGATCAAGGAGGCGATCCAGAAGATCTGGCAGGAGTTCCTGGCCCCCGACGCCCCCTGTCCGGTGAACGTGGACTCGAAGTCGGTGGAGCTGGCCCGCGAGGCGGTCAACTCGCCCACTGGGCCCAATCGGTGGTGCTTCGACGTGGCCGCCTCCCACGTTTACCATTTGATGAAGAGCGACTCGTACTCCCGGTATTTGCGGTCCGACATGTACAAGGACTACCTGAACTGCTCGCGCAAGAAGATCAAGTCCATACCGAATCTGTTCGGGGTGAAACGTTGA
- the LOC128264489 gene encoding uncharacterized protein LOC128264489 — protein sequence MVHRRWIFCESGEDPNFRKEHYEYTQSQHR from the coding sequence ATGGTGCACAGGCGCTGGATTTTCTGTGAGAGCGGCGAGGATCCAAACTTCAGAAAGGAGCACTACGAGTACACCCAAAGCCAGCACcgataa